The following proteins come from a genomic window of Chanos chanos chromosome 15, fChaCha1.1, whole genome shotgun sequence:
- the esama gene encoding endothelial cell adhesion molecule a has protein sequence MEIRTSRKLGTLLSFTFTFLTFLPGELAQLQIPHKNIDVIKGKNVVLQASYSGIIDQNTVLWNFMTNTSQIIISYTSGSISQGGPQFQGRARFYHDMPNRNLSLFINNTQVSDSGTYVCQVLVPGATSVSDQLSLNVIVPPSVPVCKLKGKPVLKGNVTLTCNSAAGKPAPLYKWKKTSPSSEVFFPPMLNETVGTLKLTNLSSGMSGKYVCTSSNVAGEQECFINLEVITSTNAGVIAGATVGAVVGFILIILFLVFLWTRRKESEEDLANEIKEDAQAPKRVSWAKSGTSSDIISKNGTLSSINTSHHPRNHMSNNYVSHSRPPPSDTASIITATGSTAGYRTRAPANSTPEHILPGYNTNPTLPRGHSGPPSTNGGSLPREDTIEPQPPRPPPLPTGVTAANISRMGGVPIMVPAQNQAGSLV, from the exons GCGAATTAGCACAGTTACAGATCCCCCATAAAAACATAGACGTTATCAAGGGGAAAAATGTTGTCCTTCAGGCCTCGTACAGTGGTATCATAGACCAAAACACCGTGCTGTGGAATTTTATGACCAACACATCTCAAATA ATCATCTCCTACACGTCGGGCTCCATCAGTCAAGGCGGCCCTCAGTTTCAGGGCCGAGCACGCTTCTATCATGACATGCCCAACAGGAACCTGTCCCTCTTCATCAACAACACACAGGTGTCCGACTCAGGGACGTATGTCTGTCAGGTTCTCGTACCTGGAGCGACGTCTGTCTCGGACCAGCTCAGCCTTAATGTCATAG TTCCCCCTTCTGTGCCTGTCTGCAAGCTGAAGGGGAAGCCTGTACTCAAAGGCAACGTCACGCTCACCTGCAATTCTGCTGCCGGGAAACCAGCCCCCTTGTACAAATGGAAAAAGACCAGCCCAAGTTCTGAGGTCTTCTTCCCACCTATGCTCA ATGAGACAGTCGGCACTCTGAAGCTGACCAACCTCAGCAGCGGCATGTCGGGCAAATACGTATGCACGTCGTCCAACGTCGCCGGAGAACAGGAATGCTTCATCAACCTAGAAGTCATCACCT CGACTAATGCTGGAGTGATTGCTGGAGCCACAGTGGGTGCTGTGGTGGgcttcatcctcatcatcctcttcctAGTGTTCCTGTGGACTCGACGGAAAGAATCAGAAGAGGATTTGGCCAATGAGATCAA GGAGGACGCTCAGGCGCCCAAGCGCGTGTCCTGGGCGAAGAGCGGCACCAGCTCGGACATCATCTCGAAAAACGGCACGCTGTCGTCCATCAACACCAGCCATCACCCACGCAACCACATGTCAAACAACTACGTCTCTCATTCCCGGCCTCCGCCATCAGACACCGCCTCCATCATCACCGCCACGGGCAGCACCGCTGGCTACCGTACACGGGCCCCCGCCAACAGCACCCCCGAGCATATCCTGCCCGGGTACAACACCAACCCGACCCTCCCTCGTGGTCATTCTGGACCCCCCAGCACTAACGGTGGCTCGCTGCCCAGAGAGGACACCATCGAACCTCAACCTCCAAGGCCGCCCCCTCTGCCCACCGGAGTGACGGCCGCCAACATCTCCCGTATGGGTGGGGTGCCCATTATGGTGCCTGCTCAGAACCAAGCTGGCTCTCTGGTCTAG